In the genome of Hippoglossus hippoglossus isolate fHipHip1 chromosome 9, fHipHip1.pri, whole genome shotgun sequence, the window ttctgctatacaaaaagagaaaatggaaaCTATCCTTATCAGACTTCTAAAAATGACTCCAGGCGCGAGGCAGACCTGAAAAGAAGTGAAGCTCTTAACTTTTATATTACCCTTCCTCAACAACTGTGCAGCCACACCTCCCTTTTTTAATACTTTGTCCTTGGATAATTATACCCAGAAGCACAGGGTTAATTGAACTGAAAAAAAGGTTATTGAGGAGAGTTCAGCAGAAGAGCAGAGCTGGAATGGGTGAACAATAACCATCAGAAGAGTTAAAAGAGCAAGGACTGGATTCTTCAATACAAGCCCTCTCACACACCGACTTTCAATTTCCATTTCATTCATTCgcttctgctgctgaaaacagaTGGTTTAAATGTATCTATTTAAATCTCCAACTTAACCTACTGCTTtacaatacataaaaaaaaacaaaaacaggccAACCATTTATCTACATATTTTGTGAATCTTTGGGGAGCTACTACCTAATTGAATAAGGGCgcagttagaggttttttttggATAAAGTGAAAGCGTTTAGAAATCTGGGGCATCATAATTTATGGACATAAAGTCACATTGAATACGATGGCCCATATTCAGCCCATAGTTAAACACTGAAAGACTGGCTGCAATAAAAAGATGCTCTTCTGCTTCATCTGCACCTCAAAATGCCGCTATCGTGCAAGGAATCCAAACAGACGTGTCCATATTTGAggaaactttatttacaaagaaaaataagagaTTCCCATTCTTCGGCAGGGACAGAACTCTTGATGGATAAATATGTTTTCCGGGTGACGACCTGCAGCGAGAACAAGAAAATAGGACAAAAAGTGATTAAATGATTTGCACACGTCTGATGACAGAAAAGCAATTTCAGAGTAAACACCGGTGAAGATAAATGTGACAACAACTCTGACCTGCTCCCACCTGATACAGATCAATATCTGCACTAAACTGTCACATCAACTTGCGAAAGCACGTGCTTATCTAAACACACCAGCAATATGAACCCATATGACATTTTACGGCATCGCCACGGGACATACAGgtaatttatttaaagataCGCCACTGGAAGAAATCTGAAGAGGCGGAGAGCAGGACTGTCATCGTTTGAGGTTTTCAAAAATTAAGGCTGAAGTAAATGCCACATCACCCTGTCATTTTAATGAAAGTAGATATGCTAGATCAACATGGCAGTTATAATTACCTTGTGGGCAGAATCACAGGACTGGGCCATTTTACTTCTTCAGGATCTGGTGTCTGACAACAATGAAGGGGAATGCAAAGCCGCTGCCGAAGAACAGCACCATCATGCCAAGCAGACGCCACTTATTGTCCACAGAAAATGGAAGGTTCTGTGAAGAGAAAAGTGTTATGATGAAGTGAAGCTCCAAGAAATTTAATGAGAATCCATTTGAGTGAACCACTCACGactaaacaacttttttttaatacaaggAAAAAAGGTAGAAAACACTTAACTCTGACATTAGGTAAACATTTCTGCCTGGCAATGAACAGGTTATTTAGCAATTTACATAAGAAGTCTCAGCACAATTTCAGTTGTAAATGATCAAGGGGCTTAGggtaaaaattacatttaacatCAAGCAAATATCTGATAAGTTTAAAATGAGTTCTTTTTTACGTTATATGTCCccattttttgtttcttttaatttcttgaTTCATACATTTTGTGTGATTGGAGATGTTTTGCATTAGACACTGAGGCTACTTTCACTCTACAACTTTTGTTTAGATCcagtattttaaaacaaaaacgcTCTCCAGGACAAGCATTTTAGCTGCGGATCAGAAGTATGGTCCTCCCTGTGCTGGTGTTCAGCAGGTTAAATATTTGCACTTTGTTGCAGAAAATagtaaatgatgaaaatgtgaagTATTACAGTTTTTGGACCCATGATGAGATGGAGCCGTTACTTACAACTAGTGTACTGACTGATAGAAAACCAAGCAGATAAGGGAGTAGAAGTGGGTGACTGTGTAAAAGTCCatttctgctcttacagactaAAAAGGTAACCctggtgttttcaaactaacaCAGGTCCAGCTGTGTGACTCTGTTTAAAAGGGGTCAAAAACAATTGAGTAGTGTGGTCACCCGgaataaaacatagaaaaactAATGCACTTTAGAACTAAAAGGAGTTAGTGTGGACACAGCCTAAGTTTCCTAAACGAGTTTGTTGGGAATTTTAAGTGTGCATGCTTGAAATTTTATCcagagaaagaaagctgcaatcAAAGTTAATTCTATGAATATagttattaaaaataaacactgagaaCATTGGTAGTTCCTTGTAGAATTGAAACTTTCACAATATTAACACTAGACCCCACTTTATAATCACGGCTTGAGAAGATGAACCATATTTTGTGTTGCTATCAATGtcaattcatgtttttttatttcatcagatATAGCCACAGCAACATTAACTGTTATTTTAGATGCAATTCTGGTGGAAAAACAGTGCAGTGTGTAAATGATGAGCATAAAGAAGTTGGAGGTCATGTACTCTTAATAATCTCAAAACGTCCTGAAGACCCGAGTGTGACCTGAAATTACACCCGGAAGTCCAAAACAACTCAGTTGTGGGATAAACGTGCGCATTACTGTAATAACCTTTGAATGCATTTGAGCCTTACAAAGTGTATACAGCCCATTTAATGTACGTGCGCATGTCAGACAGCCTTAtctgacatatttgtgttttgtaaagttgcatgttgtgAAGCCAAGAGATAACTACTGAGCTACGATGCTAATGCTAAGCAACACGTCGCCTCCCCAGTCGAACAGATGAGCTGAGATCAGTCAaatgtctctcctctctttaaACGTGTCGTTGTCGTGCAGCAGAAGCAGTTACACGCGTCAGCTAACGGTGCTAGCCTTGGAATAACACTCATGTCAAATGACGGGCATGACCTCCAAGGGAAGCTAGCTAGCGTCAGGCTGTGGACACAGACCAGGCCGCGCGGGTAAAACATCTCCATTTAAGTAATAACTCCGCCTGAAACCCACCACCTCACCTTCCCTGGTCCTTCACCATAGTGTGACGCCCGAACAGCGGACGTGGTGAATCGTCTCACGGCTTGTCCCAGCATGGTTGacagtgtgtttctcctgtGCCTCAGTGTAGAGCTACTGTGTGAGCGACCTTCTTGTTAGCTGTGAGCGGTGGGACGGCGCGGGGGATTGTGGGAAAGAGGAGTGAGGCTACAGcgtctgggaaatgtagttcaAACATCCCAGAGGCGTCTCTCGTCATTATTTCCTGATATATGGTGATTATAGACTCCCAGTAGTTGATTTAAGTGAGTTTATTTGAAATCATGAATATCTAATGTGCATGCGAGTGCTGCGCGTGGATAAGAAACAAGTTTGTAGCATGCACTGTAAAAGACGTGTGTCTATATTTAGACGATTTATCACCTTAGAGATCATTCATCACAGGAAGAGAACCGACTCAGCCTCTGTGCTGAGTCATATTCACACATCTGTCAATTCAAAGCTGTTTTATTCTTGACAGATTAACTCAGAGGAACTGAAAGCTCCCCCTCAATCTAAGAAGAGCATAAATTAACCAAACATTCTGAAAGAAGTGGAGACATAATGGGGTGTGTATTGCTTTTAAAAGTGTTCCGAATAAGcaacatctttttatttaatttgaaaatacagATGGGAAGAGATCAGGGTTTAGtcttggtatgtgtgtgtgtgtgtgtgtgtgtgtgtgtgtgtgtgtgtgtgtgtgtgtgtgcacttgttttTCTTACCTGTTTAAGACCTTTACcattaaggttaaggttagagttaaaggtccagtgtgtagaatttagtgacatctagtggtgaagttgcatgttgcagctgaataccccaggcaaaattaaataaataaacaggtaaatagataaataaatatggcCATGAAATAaaccctgaaataaaaatagcaaTTTGACTCCATggtggtagccttcagttgtcttaaaaactcaaaagatgtttagtttgtccagccTGAGCtactgtagagaggacccactcccgatgtaaatataaagtatttaaatataaagggcccattctagtttaaagaaaaaaaaactattcgTACACTTTAAATCATTAGAcctgtgaaaacatcactaggattaatttatattcaatttctgcaaatagatccctttcacctaaatcttacacactgaaccttaaagGTTTTGGTCAGGCTATGAATTGAAGTTAATGGAAATCCTCATAAGCATAACTGtgcaaaactgtgtgtgtgtgtgtgtgtgtgtgtgtgtgtgtgtgtgtgtgtgtgtgtgtgtgtgtgtgtgtgtgtgtgtgtgtgtgtgtgtgtgtgtgtgtgtgtgtgtgtgaattgtggttgggttatggttaaggttagacaTGAATTGGTCACGGTTAACGTTAGGATAAGGTTTTAGTTAAGCTGTCCAcgatgaatggaagtcaatgcaaaatCCGTATAAGgctaagctgtgtgtgtgtgtgtgtgtgtgtgtgtgtgtgtgtgtgtgtgtgtgtgtgtgtgtgtgtgtgtgtgtgtatgtgtgtgtgtcctcctggGCTAAAACAGTATCATTTCTCAAgtttttctgcattttccaGCCTCAGTCACAAATATATCACTGTTGTGGAAATAGGGAGAGCAGACATATTGACTGATGGTGTGACCCTCCTTAagtactgctgctgctgccttttcaTTGATTAATGCTCATGTGTGCAGACTGGGCTTTACACCGTGTCACTAAAGACGTGcttaatttattcatttgtgaTGCAGGGTTCTGTTTATTCAGAATTCATGCAGATTAATACCAGTTCGCAAATTTCATCATCATGAAAAAGTTTTCCAAAGGAGTGGAGCTCCAGCTAGAAATTCATTACAATTTCCcaattaggtgtgtgtgtgtgtgtgtgtgtgtgtgtgtgtgtgtgtgtgtgtg includes:
- the LOC117768396 gene encoding cytochrome c oxidase subunit 7C, mitochondrial, producing MLGQAVRRFTTSAVRASHYGEGPGKNLPFSVDNKWRLLGMMVLFFGSGFAFPFIVVRHQILKK